In a genomic window of Trichoderma atroviride chromosome 4, complete sequence:
- a CDS encoding uncharacterized protein (EggNog:ENOG41~TransMembrane:5 (i21-47o112-134i170-194o220-240i247-265o)): MTPLQSRAFPECILVGETRSDIAGIGIIVGFVGQAVISLCLAVWAFFFSKSGSFFDGGHAPESIEFAIEQKRLECVSDILMVGNDIQMVVGTSYMISAFANINQMDVYHLHLVFDIVSFVGVSSAAALVCWTYCNVRLHRASHAHDWAHHLFERHLACFRSPHFTPRHRATYLFVSLYLVLTILLCVALDNWALDRPPGRCYFSHLVTSSGAPHPMSDKVYVSFTASWMMLVMMAAALSGARWRHTILVLAFLQFPVHLYMALALRSANQGKLDGGGYENGWDFGQTTAVILLAVAAREVFDKGLEYFFFEKDLKKSRALSNRNGKRDGHDGSCNSHESNGIASVEEGHSFYNNSGAIYGERPTERLSLAKTTSKATNSGDCKMEREGFAQHDSR, from the exons ATGACCCCTCTCCAATCCAGAGCCTTCCCAGAATGCATCCTCGTCGGCGAGACCAGATCAGACATTGCCGGCATCGGT ATCATCGTCGGCTTCGTCGGCCAGGCTGTAATCTCCCTCTGCCTCGCCGTCtgggccttcttcttctccaagagcGGCTCCTTCTTCGACGGCGGCCACGCGCCCGAGAGCATCGAGTTCGCCATTGAGCAGAAGCGCCTCGAGTGCGTGTCCGACATCCTCATGGTCGGCAACGACATCCAGATGGTCGTCGGCACGTCGTACATGATTTcggcctttgccaacatTAACCAGATGGACGTCTATCACTTGCACCTGGTGTTTGACATTGTCAGCTTCGTTGG AGTCTCAAGCGCCGCGGCCCTCGTCTGCTGGACTTACTGCAACGTCCGCCTCCATCGCGCCTCTCACGCCCACGACTGGGCCCATCATCTCTTCGAGCGCCACTTGGCCTGCTTCCGCTCCCCCCATTTCACGCCTCGCCACCGCGCAACGTACCTCTTCGTCTCGCTCTATCTCGTCCTCACCATCCTGCTCTGCGTCGCCCTCGACAACTGGGCCCTGGACAGGCCCCCCGGCCGCTGCTACTTTTCGCATCTCGTCACCAGCTCCGGCGCGCCTCATCCGATGAGCGACAAAGTCTACGTCTCGTTTACCGCTTCGTGGATGATGCTCGTCATGATGGCCGCTGCCTTGTCTGGCGCTCGCTGGCGGCACACCATTCTTGTTCTCGCGTTTCTGCAGTTCCCCGTCCACTTATACATGGCGCTGGCCTTGAGATCCGCCAACCAGGGCAAGTTGGATGGAGGCGGATATGAAAACGGCTGGGATTTCGGCCAAACTACCGCTGTCATCTTGTTGGCTGTAGCAGCGAGGGAAGTCTTCGACAAGGGCCTCGagtacttcttcttcgagaaggacttgaagaagagcagagcCCTATCCAACAGAAACGGCAAAAGGGACGGGCATGACGGGTCTTGTAATAGCCATGAGTCAAATGGAATAGCTAgcgttgaagaaggacattCTTTTTATAACAACAGCGGCGCAATATATGGGGAGCGACCGACGGAGAGATTGTCACTTGCAAAGACGACGTCGAAAGCGACCAATTCGGGGGAttgcaagatggagagagaaggatTTGCACAGCATGATAGCAGATGA